Proteins from a single region of Ananas comosus cultivar F153 linkage group 3, ASM154086v1, whole genome shotgun sequence:
- the LOC109707595 gene encoding cyclin-B2-1-like isoform X4 — protein MEGVDENNRIVTKPSIFRGNEMGNRRALRDIRNLMGAPPYPCAVSKRPLSEKNGIDDQKPTFAGRRPMTRRFAASLASRSQHSHQEASETSEEYIIGRHKKPNLSTLNPCSSDTSLAIEVDDYTAANDLTLPMVEEIEEMGNCDLKEVEMEDLVEEPIPDIDGFDSSNPLAAVDYVEEIYSFYKRTEVAGCAHLDYMSNQFDINEKMRAILIDWLIEVHYKFELMDETLFLTVNIIDRFLSRQTVIRKKLQLVGVTAMLLACKYEEVSVPVVEDLILISDRAYTRHEVLEMESLMVNTLQFNMSVPTPYVFMRRFLKAAQSDRQLELLSFFIIELCLVEYQMLKYRPSLLAAAAIYTAQCSLKGFKLWTRISELHTSYSEEQLLECSRLMVDFHRKAGTGKLTGVHRKYSTFKFGCAAKSEAALFLFDSGI, from the exons ATGGAAGGAGTTGATGAGAACAATCGGATTGTGACGAAACCCTCGATTTTTCGAGGCAATG AGATGGGGAATCGTAGAGCTTTGAGGGATATAAGAAATTTGATGGGAGCTCCCCCCTATCCCTGTGCGGTTAGCAAGAGGCCATTGTCAGA aaagaatGGCATAGATGATCAGAAACCGACCTTCGCAGGCCGACGGCCCATGACAAG GAGATTTGCTGCTTCTTTAGCAAGCAGATCACAGCATTCTCATCAG GAAGCTAGTGAAACAAGTGAGGAGTACATCATTGGCCGGCACAAGAAACCCAATCTATCAACTTTAAATCCATGCAGTTCTGATACTTCTTTGGCTATAGAAGTGGATGATTATACAGCTGCTAATGACTTAACATTGCCAATGGTTGAGGAAATCGAAGAAATG GGCAACTGTGATCTCAAGGAAGTTGAAATGGAGGATCTTGTTGAGGAGCCTATTCCTGATATTGACGGTTTTGACTCCAGTAATCCACTTGCGGCTGTTGATTATGTTGAGGAGATATACAGCTTCTACAAACGAACTGAG GTTGCCGGCTGTGCCCACCTCGATTATATGTCCAATCAGTTTGACATTAATGAAAAGATGCGGGCTATTCTCATTGACTGGCTGATAGAG GTGCATTACAAATTTGAGCTAATGGATGAGACTCTTTTTCTCACCGTCAATATTATAGACAGATTCTTATCAAGGCAGACAGTGATAAGGAAAAAGCTTCAGCTGGTGGGAGTTACAGCCATGCTTCTTGCTTGCAAGTATGAGGAAGTATCTGTTCCAGTTGTTGAGGATCTGATTCTAATTTCTGACCGAGCTTACACGAGGCATGAAGTCCTAGAAATG GAAAGTTTGATGGTCAACACGTTGCAGTTCAACATGTCTGTGCCAACACCTTATGTTTTTATGAGAAGGTTCCTAAAAGCAGCTCAGTCGGATAGACAG CTGGAGCTTCTCTCCTTTTTCATCATCGAGCTTTGTTTGGTTGAATATCAAATGCTCAAGTACCGTCCCTCTTTGCTTGCTGCTGCGGCAATTTACACTGCTCAGTGCTCTCTCAAAGGGTTCAAGCTTTGGACAAGAATTAGTGAGCTACATACCAGCTATTCCGAGGAGCAGCTTCT CGAGTGCTCTAGATTGATGGTAGATTTTCATCGAAAAGCTGGAACTGGCAAGCTCACAGGGGTGCACAGGAAATACAGTACTTTCAAGTTTGGATGCGCGGCAAAATCTGAAGCAGCTCTTTTTCTGTTTGATTCAGGAATTTAA
- the LOC109707595 gene encoding cyclin-B2-1-like isoform X1, protein MEGVDENNRIVTKPSIFRGNEMGNRRALRDIRNLMGAPPYPCAVSKRPLSEKNGIDDQKPTFAGRRPMTRRFAASLASRSQHSHQEASETSEEYIIGRHKKPNLSTLNPCSSDTSLAIEVDDYTAANDLTLPMVEEIEEMGNCDLKEVEMEDLVEEPIPDIDGFDSSNPLAAVDYVEEIYSFYKRTEVAGCAHLDYMSNQFDINEKMRAILIDWLIEVHYKFELMDETLFLTVNIIDRFLSRQTVIRKKLQLVGVTAMLLACKYEEVSVPVVEDLILISDRAYTRHEVLEMESLMVNTLQFNMSVPTPYVFMRRFLKAAQSDRQLELLSFFIIELCLVEYQMLKYRPSLLAAAAIYTAQCSLKGFKLWTRISELHTSYSEEQLLNRSSKLKLRLLLRGALLKQHLCRNFGLNNECSRLMVDFHRKAGTGKLTGVHRKYSTFKFGCAAKSEAALFLFDSGI, encoded by the exons ATGGAAGGAGTTGATGAGAACAATCGGATTGTGACGAAACCCTCGATTTTTCGAGGCAATG AGATGGGGAATCGTAGAGCTTTGAGGGATATAAGAAATTTGATGGGAGCTCCCCCCTATCCCTGTGCGGTTAGCAAGAGGCCATTGTCAGA aaagaatGGCATAGATGATCAGAAACCGACCTTCGCAGGCCGACGGCCCATGACAAG GAGATTTGCTGCTTCTTTAGCAAGCAGATCACAGCATTCTCATCAG GAAGCTAGTGAAACAAGTGAGGAGTACATCATTGGCCGGCACAAGAAACCCAATCTATCAACTTTAAATCCATGCAGTTCTGATACTTCTTTGGCTATAGAAGTGGATGATTATACAGCTGCTAATGACTTAACATTGCCAATGGTTGAGGAAATCGAAGAAATG GGCAACTGTGATCTCAAGGAAGTTGAAATGGAGGATCTTGTTGAGGAGCCTATTCCTGATATTGACGGTTTTGACTCCAGTAATCCACTTGCGGCTGTTGATTATGTTGAGGAGATATACAGCTTCTACAAACGAACTGAG GTTGCCGGCTGTGCCCACCTCGATTATATGTCCAATCAGTTTGACATTAATGAAAAGATGCGGGCTATTCTCATTGACTGGCTGATAGAG GTGCATTACAAATTTGAGCTAATGGATGAGACTCTTTTTCTCACCGTCAATATTATAGACAGATTCTTATCAAGGCAGACAGTGATAAGGAAAAAGCTTCAGCTGGTGGGAGTTACAGCCATGCTTCTTGCTTGCAAGTATGAGGAAGTATCTGTTCCAGTTGTTGAGGATCTGATTCTAATTTCTGACCGAGCTTACACGAGGCATGAAGTCCTAGAAATG GAAAGTTTGATGGTCAACACGTTGCAGTTCAACATGTCTGTGCCAACACCTTATGTTTTTATGAGAAGGTTCCTAAAAGCAGCTCAGTCGGATAGACAG CTGGAGCTTCTCTCCTTTTTCATCATCGAGCTTTGTTTGGTTGAATATCAAATGCTCAAGTACCGTCCCTCTTTGCTTGCTGCTGCGGCAATTTACACTGCTCAGTGCTCTCTCAAAGGGTTCAAGCTTTGGACAAGAATTAGTGAGCTACATACCAGCTATTCCGAGGAGCAGCTTCT AAACAGAAGTTCCAAGTTGAAGCTACGGCTTCTGCTTCGAGGGGCTTTACTTAAACAGCACTTATGCAGAAACTTCGGGCTAAACAA CGAGTGCTCTAGATTGATGGTAGATTTTCATCGAAAAGCTGGAACTGGCAAGCTCACAGGGGTGCACAGGAAATACAGTACTTTCAAGTTTGGATGCGCGGCAAAATCTGAAGCAGCTCTTTTTCTGTTTGATTCAGGAATTTAA
- the LOC109707595 gene encoding cyclin-B2-1-like isoform X2: MEGVDENNRIVTKPSIFRGNEMGNRRALRDIRNLMGAPPYPCAVSKRPLSEKNGIDDQKPTFAGRRPMTRRFAASLASRSQHSHQEASETSEEYIIGRHKKPNLSTLEVDDYTAANDLTLPMVEEIEEMGNCDLKEVEMEDLVEEPIPDIDGFDSSNPLAAVDYVEEIYSFYKRTEVAGCAHLDYMSNQFDINEKMRAILIDWLIEVHYKFELMDETLFLTVNIIDRFLSRQTVIRKKLQLVGVTAMLLACKYEEVSVPVVEDLILISDRAYTRHEVLEMESLMVNTLQFNMSVPTPYVFMRRFLKAAQSDRQLELLSFFIIELCLVEYQMLKYRPSLLAAAAIYTAQCSLKGFKLWTRISELHTSYSEEQLLNRSSKLKLRLLLRGALLKQHLCRNFGLNNECSRLMVDFHRKAGTGKLTGVHRKYSTFKFGCAAKSEAALFLFDSGI, translated from the exons ATGGAAGGAGTTGATGAGAACAATCGGATTGTGACGAAACCCTCGATTTTTCGAGGCAATG AGATGGGGAATCGTAGAGCTTTGAGGGATATAAGAAATTTGATGGGAGCTCCCCCCTATCCCTGTGCGGTTAGCAAGAGGCCATTGTCAGA aaagaatGGCATAGATGATCAGAAACCGACCTTCGCAGGCCGACGGCCCATGACAAG GAGATTTGCTGCTTCTTTAGCAAGCAGATCACAGCATTCTCATCAG GAAGCTAGTGAAACAAGTGAGGAGTACATCATTGGCCGGCACAAGAAACCCAATCTATCAACTT TAGAAGTGGATGATTATACAGCTGCTAATGACTTAACATTGCCAATGGTTGAGGAAATCGAAGAAATG GGCAACTGTGATCTCAAGGAAGTTGAAATGGAGGATCTTGTTGAGGAGCCTATTCCTGATATTGACGGTTTTGACTCCAGTAATCCACTTGCGGCTGTTGATTATGTTGAGGAGATATACAGCTTCTACAAACGAACTGAG GTTGCCGGCTGTGCCCACCTCGATTATATGTCCAATCAGTTTGACATTAATGAAAAGATGCGGGCTATTCTCATTGACTGGCTGATAGAG GTGCATTACAAATTTGAGCTAATGGATGAGACTCTTTTTCTCACCGTCAATATTATAGACAGATTCTTATCAAGGCAGACAGTGATAAGGAAAAAGCTTCAGCTGGTGGGAGTTACAGCCATGCTTCTTGCTTGCAAGTATGAGGAAGTATCTGTTCCAGTTGTTGAGGATCTGATTCTAATTTCTGACCGAGCTTACACGAGGCATGAAGTCCTAGAAATG GAAAGTTTGATGGTCAACACGTTGCAGTTCAACATGTCTGTGCCAACACCTTATGTTTTTATGAGAAGGTTCCTAAAAGCAGCTCAGTCGGATAGACAG CTGGAGCTTCTCTCCTTTTTCATCATCGAGCTTTGTTTGGTTGAATATCAAATGCTCAAGTACCGTCCCTCTTTGCTTGCTGCTGCGGCAATTTACACTGCTCAGTGCTCTCTCAAAGGGTTCAAGCTTTGGACAAGAATTAGTGAGCTACATACCAGCTATTCCGAGGAGCAGCTTCT AAACAGAAGTTCCAAGTTGAAGCTACGGCTTCTGCTTCGAGGGGCTTTACTTAAACAGCACTTATGCAGAAACTTCGGGCTAAACAA CGAGTGCTCTAGATTGATGGTAGATTTTCATCGAAAAGCTGGAACTGGCAAGCTCACAGGGGTGCACAGGAAATACAGTACTTTCAAGTTTGGATGCGCGGCAAAATCTGAAGCAGCTCTTTTTCTGTTTGATTCAGGAATTTAA
- the LOC109707595 gene encoding cyclin-B2-1-like isoform X5, which translates to MEGVDENNRIVTKPSIFRGNEMGNRRALRDIRNLMGAPPYPCAVSKRPLSEKNGIDDQKPTFAGRRPMTRRFAASLASRSQHSHQEASETSEEYIIGRHKKPNLSTLNPCSSDTSLAIEVDDYTAANDLTLPMVEEIEEMGNCDLKEVEMEDLVEEPIPDIDGFDSSNPLAAVDYVEEIYSFYKRTEVAGCAHLDYMSNQFDINEKMRAILIDWLIEVHYKFELMDETLFLTVNIIDRFLSRQTVIRKKLQLVGVTAMLLACKYEEVSVPVVEDLILISDRAYTRHEVLEMESLMVNTLQFNMSVPTPYVFMRRFLKAAQSDRQLAGASLLFHHRALFG; encoded by the exons ATGGAAGGAGTTGATGAGAACAATCGGATTGTGACGAAACCCTCGATTTTTCGAGGCAATG AGATGGGGAATCGTAGAGCTTTGAGGGATATAAGAAATTTGATGGGAGCTCCCCCCTATCCCTGTGCGGTTAGCAAGAGGCCATTGTCAGA aaagaatGGCATAGATGATCAGAAACCGACCTTCGCAGGCCGACGGCCCATGACAAG GAGATTTGCTGCTTCTTTAGCAAGCAGATCACAGCATTCTCATCAG GAAGCTAGTGAAACAAGTGAGGAGTACATCATTGGCCGGCACAAGAAACCCAATCTATCAACTTTAAATCCATGCAGTTCTGATACTTCTTTGGCTATAGAAGTGGATGATTATACAGCTGCTAATGACTTAACATTGCCAATGGTTGAGGAAATCGAAGAAATG GGCAACTGTGATCTCAAGGAAGTTGAAATGGAGGATCTTGTTGAGGAGCCTATTCCTGATATTGACGGTTTTGACTCCAGTAATCCACTTGCGGCTGTTGATTATGTTGAGGAGATATACAGCTTCTACAAACGAACTGAG GTTGCCGGCTGTGCCCACCTCGATTATATGTCCAATCAGTTTGACATTAATGAAAAGATGCGGGCTATTCTCATTGACTGGCTGATAGAG GTGCATTACAAATTTGAGCTAATGGATGAGACTCTTTTTCTCACCGTCAATATTATAGACAGATTCTTATCAAGGCAGACAGTGATAAGGAAAAAGCTTCAGCTGGTGGGAGTTACAGCCATGCTTCTTGCTTGCAAGTATGAGGAAGTATCTGTTCCAGTTGTTGAGGATCTGATTCTAATTTCTGACCGAGCTTACACGAGGCATGAAGTCCTAGAAATG GAAAGTTTGATGGTCAACACGTTGCAGTTCAACATGTCTGTGCCAACACCTTATGTTTTTATGAGAAGGTTCCTAAAAGCAGCTCAGTCGGATAGACAG TTAGCTGGAGCTTCTCTCCTTTTTCATCATCGAGCTTTGTTTGGTTGA
- the LOC109707595 gene encoding cyclin-B2-1-like isoform X3 yields the protein MGNRRALRDIRNLMGAPPYPCAVSKRPLSEKNGIDDQKPTFAGRRPMTRRFAASLASRSQHSHQEASETSEEYIIGRHKKPNLSTLNPCSSDTSLAIEVDDYTAANDLTLPMVEEIEEMGNCDLKEVEMEDLVEEPIPDIDGFDSSNPLAAVDYVEEIYSFYKRTEVAGCAHLDYMSNQFDINEKMRAILIDWLIEVHYKFELMDETLFLTVNIIDRFLSRQTVIRKKLQLVGVTAMLLACKYEEVSVPVVEDLILISDRAYTRHEVLEMESLMVNTLQFNMSVPTPYVFMRRFLKAAQSDRQLELLSFFIIELCLVEYQMLKYRPSLLAAAAIYTAQCSLKGFKLWTRISELHTSYSEEQLLNRSSKLKLRLLLRGALLKQHLCRNFGLNNECSRLMVDFHRKAGTGKLTGVHRKYSTFKFGCAAKSEAALFLFDSGI from the exons ATGGGGAATCGTAGAGCTTTGAGGGATATAAGAAATTTGATGGGAGCTCCCCCCTATCCCTGTGCGGTTAGCAAGAGGCCATTGTCAGA aaagaatGGCATAGATGATCAGAAACCGACCTTCGCAGGCCGACGGCCCATGACAAG GAGATTTGCTGCTTCTTTAGCAAGCAGATCACAGCATTCTCATCAG GAAGCTAGTGAAACAAGTGAGGAGTACATCATTGGCCGGCACAAGAAACCCAATCTATCAACTTTAAATCCATGCAGTTCTGATACTTCTTTGGCTATAGAAGTGGATGATTATACAGCTGCTAATGACTTAACATTGCCAATGGTTGAGGAAATCGAAGAAATG GGCAACTGTGATCTCAAGGAAGTTGAAATGGAGGATCTTGTTGAGGAGCCTATTCCTGATATTGACGGTTTTGACTCCAGTAATCCACTTGCGGCTGTTGATTATGTTGAGGAGATATACAGCTTCTACAAACGAACTGAG GTTGCCGGCTGTGCCCACCTCGATTATATGTCCAATCAGTTTGACATTAATGAAAAGATGCGGGCTATTCTCATTGACTGGCTGATAGAG GTGCATTACAAATTTGAGCTAATGGATGAGACTCTTTTTCTCACCGTCAATATTATAGACAGATTCTTATCAAGGCAGACAGTGATAAGGAAAAAGCTTCAGCTGGTGGGAGTTACAGCCATGCTTCTTGCTTGCAAGTATGAGGAAGTATCTGTTCCAGTTGTTGAGGATCTGATTCTAATTTCTGACCGAGCTTACACGAGGCATGAAGTCCTAGAAATG GAAAGTTTGATGGTCAACACGTTGCAGTTCAACATGTCTGTGCCAACACCTTATGTTTTTATGAGAAGGTTCCTAAAAGCAGCTCAGTCGGATAGACAG CTGGAGCTTCTCTCCTTTTTCATCATCGAGCTTTGTTTGGTTGAATATCAAATGCTCAAGTACCGTCCCTCTTTGCTTGCTGCTGCGGCAATTTACACTGCTCAGTGCTCTCTCAAAGGGTTCAAGCTTTGGACAAGAATTAGTGAGCTACATACCAGCTATTCCGAGGAGCAGCTTCT AAACAGAAGTTCCAAGTTGAAGCTACGGCTTCTGCTTCGAGGGGCTTTACTTAAACAGCACTTATGCAGAAACTTCGGGCTAAACAA CGAGTGCTCTAGATTGATGGTAGATTTTCATCGAAAAGCTGGAACTGGCAAGCTCACAGGGGTGCACAGGAAATACAGTACTTTCAAGTTTGGATGCGCGGCAAAATCTGAAGCAGCTCTTTTTCTGTTTGATTCAGGAATTTAA
- the LOC109707596 gene encoding probable serine acetyltransferase 2 has translation MPRVSYSSSSPADAASSSISSLRLGLRKCPSESIFPIYAMENARPNSMSRAILDSAGDPIWEAVRVEAKSEAENEPILSSFLYASVLSHDCLERALCFVLANRLQNPTLLATQLMDIFDDVMMSDTNIRRSIRLDAQAFKDRDPACAQYSWALLYLKGYHSLQSYRIAHVLWNRGRKVLALALQSRISEVFAVDIHPAARIGEGILLDHGTGLVIGETAVVGNWVSLMQGVTLGGTGKEHGDRHPKIGQGALIGAGATILGNIVVGEGAMIAAGSLVLKDVPPHSMAVGNPAKIVGFSEDEDPSFTMKHDARKDYFEHVAACKRTNGCIYNEKK, from the exons ATGCCTAGGGTTTCGTATTCTTCGTCGTCTCCAGCGGACGCTGCTAGTAGTAGCATCAGTAGTCTCCGCTTGGGGCTTAGGAAGTGCCCCTCCGAGAGCATCTTCCCCATCTACGCGATGGAGAATGCGCGCCCCAACTCGATGTCGAGGGCGATCCTCGACTCCGCGGGAGATCCCATATGGGAGGCCGTGAGGGTCGAAGCCAAGTCCGAG GCAGAGAACGAGCCAATTTTAAGTAGCTTCTTGTATGCTAGTGTGCTGTCTCATGATTGTTTGGAACGGGCACTATGTTTTGTACTTGCCAATAGGCTCCAGAATCCAACTTTGTTAGCAACCCAGCTGATGGACATTTTTGATGATGTTATGATGAGTGATACAAATATTAGGCGCTCAATTCGCCTTGATGCTCAG GCATTCAAAGATAGGGATCCTGCTTGCGCACAGTATAGCTGGGCTTTGTTGTACCTTAAG ggTTACCACTCTTTGCAATCTTATCGGATAGCTCATGTATTATGGAATCGAGGTCGTAAAGTTTTAGCATTGGCATTGCAAAGCCGTATAAGTGAG GTCTTTGCTGTGGATATACACCCAG CTGCGAGAATTGGCGAGGGAATTTTGTTGGATCATGGAACTGGTTTAGTTATTGGTGAAACTGCTGTTGTTGGAAACTGGGTTTCTCTTATGCAG GGTGTTACCCTAGGAGGGACAGGGAAGGAACATGGAGACCGCCACCCTAAAATAGGACAAGGTGCTCTTATTGGGGCTGGTGCAACAATTCTTGGTAATATTGTTGTAGGTGAAGGTGCTATGATTGCTGCTGGTTCTCTTGTGCTAAAAGATGTACCTCCTCACAG CATGGCTGTTGGAAATCCAGCAAAAATAGTTGGGTTTTCAGAAGATGAAGATCCATCTTTTACAATGAAGCATG ATGCTAGAAAGGATTATTTTGAGCATGTAGCTGCTTGTAAGAGAACTAATG GTTGCATTTACAATGAAAAGAAGTGA